CAAAGTATGCCGCATGAGGCCCCCCAAACCCCAAGGGAATACCAAATCGCTGGGTACTGCCTACAGCAATATCAGCACCAAATTCACCAGGTGGTGTCAATAAAGTTAAGCTTAAGGGATCTGCTGCTACCGTCACCAATGCACCCTCAGCATGGGCTTTTTCAATAAAAGCGCGGTAGTCGTAAATCGTGCCATCACTTGCAGGATATTGCAGAAGTGCCCCAAAAATTGGTTGATCAAAATTAAATGTCTGATGATCACCGATAATCAAGTTAATCCCCAGAGGCTTCGCCCGTGTTTGCAATACATCAATGGTTTGGGGATGGCAGTCACGAGAGACAAAATAGGCATTTGCTTTATTTTTGCAAACACCATAACTCATACTCATGGCTTCAGCCGCAGCGGTGGCTTCATCGAGTAAGGAAGCATTGGCAATTTCCAAACCTGTCAAGTCGATAATCATGGTTTGGAAATTCAGTAAGGCTTCGAGTCGTCCTTGGGCAATTTCTGGCTGATAGGGAGTATAGGCAGTATACCAACCAGGATTTTCCAAGATATTACGTGCAATCACAGGTGGGGTGATGCAGTCGTAGTATCCCATACCAATGTATGAGCGGCAAACCTGATTTTTAGCAGCAATTTTTTTTAACTTTGCCAGTGCTGCGTACTCACTTTGTGCTTCTGGTAATTGTAGCGGTTGATTCAGCCGAATTGTCTGCGGTACTGTTTTGTCTATAAGAACATCTAAATTAGGAAACCCCAACAAATCAAGCATTTGCTGGATATCATCGGAATTAGGGCCAATGTGCCTTTGCGTAAAACTATTTAACTTTTGATTTTTTTTGTCTAGTAGCTGGCGATCGCTAGACTTAGGTATAGGGGCCTGTATTACCACTAATGAAACTCCAGACGTAACTATTTAATATTTTGCAATAAATACTCTAAAAGTGGGAATTGGGAATTGGGAATTGGGAATTGGGAATTGGGAATTGGGAATTGGGAATTGGGAATTGGGAATTGGGAATTGGGCATTAAATATTCTCCCTCATCTCCCCTGCTCCCCTACTCCCCTGCTCCCCTACTCCCCTGCTCCCCTACTCCCCTGCTCAAAAGCTCCCCTACTGTCCCTCTACCAAGGCGCGATACTCGTCAGCAGTCAACGCATCCTCAATTTCATCAGGGTCATCAACGCGTACTTTCAATAACCACCCCTCGCCGTAGGGGTCGTCTGACACTGCTTCGGGATGATCAATCAAGGGTTCATTACGTTCTACAACTGTGCCGGTTACTGGTGATTTTAGTGATTCAACGGCTTTGACTGATTCTATTGAGCCAAAAATTTCTTTCTTCTCAAGAGCTTCATCAATGTCTGGCAATTCTACAAACACAATATCACCTAATTCCTTGACGGCAAATTCAGTAATACCAATGGTAGCAATTTCACCATCTAGCCGGACGTATTCATGAGTATCCAGGTATCGCAAATCTTCAGGATATTCAGACATATAACTTACCCTCCCATATCACAAAAATTATTGTCCCAACAGTAATGCTGGTCATATTTGATAACGAACCTTACTGTAGATTGAGTACTTTACAACACATTATTCCTTAAAAACAGCAAAGGATGAAGTAGAAACTGTGAAGTATCTAGAATAGATTTAGACACCCGGCTTCTTGAAGAAGTCGGGTATCTCGGTCGCAACTTTTGCATCAGTCCAAACTTGATAAAAAACTGTTTTTTGGGTGCATCAAGCACGCCTTCATCCTTTATCCTTTAGTTTTCGACCGATAAAAGGGACGTTTAACTACAACTGCTGGGTAAGCTTTACCGCGAATTTCCACTTCTAACTCTTGACCAATTGTCGCTAGCTTGGTAGGAACATAAGCTAAAGCAATGGGATAACCAAGTGTAGGAGAGATAGTACCACTAGTAACTTCTCCAATGATTTTACCTGCTGATAAAACTTGGTAGCCATGACGGGCTATGTTACGTCCTTGCATCTGCAAACCTACTAGTCGGCGCTGCACTTTAGTGGCTTTTTGCTGTTCCAAAACTGCCCGACCAATAAAATCACCTTTGGTATCAAGGTGAACCACCCACCCCAAACCTGCTTCTAAGGGAGTTGTGCTATCGTCAATATCTTGTCCGTAAAGTGCCATTGCAGCTTCTAGGCGTAAGGTATCTCTCGCACCAAGTCCACAAGGGATGACACCAGCTTTATAGAGATTTTGCCACAATTCTACCCCCACATCGGGATCTACCATCACCTCAAAACCATCTTCTCCGGTGTAACCTGTACGGGCTATAAAGCCAGGTTGACCCAATACAGTTGCTTGTACATGAGCGAATGCTTTAATTGGTTGTAAGTCTTCTTCTACAAACGGCTGGAGATAGCTGATAGCTTTTGGCCCTTGCACAGCAATTAAAACTTTTTCTGGTGAAAGGTCTTGAAATTGCAGTTCATTCAGGTCAAGGTGCTGTGACAACCATGCTTTGTCTTTACCTGTAGTTGCCGCATTCACAATTATTAATGCCCGTTGTATACCAGTAGTGTCTTCACCTTGATAATAAACAATGATATCGTCAATGATTCCCCCTTGCGGATTTAACAATACTGTGTATTGCGCTTGACCCGGTTGTAACCGATTCAAATCTGAAGGAACTAAACTCTGGAGTTGAGAAATCAAGTTTTTTCCCTGGAGGGTAAATTTACCCATGTGGGAAATATCAAACATCCCGGCTGTATTTCTTACAGCTTCGTGTTCGCGGCTAATGCCACTAAATTGTACAGGCATTTCCCAACCGCCAAAGCTGGTTAGTCGTGCTTTGAGTTCTACACCCAGTTGATATAAAGGAGTCCGCGCCAAAGTTTGAGCAATGTCTTCAGTATTAGTCACAGGTATTTTTGCGATCGCACCTCAACATCTATATCCTACGGGATGATTAACAAACCATGAAGGCTCAAGCCTTAACTTCACCACTTCACACTTCATCCTTTATACTTCGTTAATGATAGAAGTGTTGAGATTTGTTAAGAAGAGATTATGAAATATTGGCAGCTACTGGCTAGCTTCGTCCTAGCTATGGTTCTTTTTTTGTTTCCCCTATCGGCACAAGCCGCTAGTTCTTCTAGTATTAGCCGTTCAGCTGGCGAAGAACTCAAGGGTAAAGATTACTCTGGTCAAAGTTTAGTTGGCATTGAATTTACCAATTTGGATTTAGAGAATGCTAACTTCAGCAATGCTGATTTACGTGGCGGCGTGTTTAACGGTACGGTGTTGGAGGGAGTAAATCTGCATGGTGTAGATTTTAGTGAAGGCATAGCTTACTTGACAAAGTTTAAGGGTGGTGATTTAAGTGATGCAGTGTTTAGAGATGCAATGATGTTGCGATCAACTTTTGATAATGTTGACATCAACGGTGCTGATTTCACCAATGCAGTTTTAGATGGCGTGCAGGTGAAAAAACTCTGCACTAAAGCAAGTGGTGTGAATTCTAAAACTGGTGTAGATACTCGCCAGTCTTTAGGATGTAAGTAAAATTTAGTCGCCTCTTTGCTAATAAAGAAGGCGAACATATGGCGTTGCATAACAGTGGGATGAATTGGGCAAGCTGGAAAGGCTGGGAAAGCTGGTAGGGGCGGGTTCACGCTGATAAATTAACCCAACTGCGAAGATATCGCTAAACCTGCCCCAACTAAATCATCCCGCATTTTATGCAACGCTAAACATATTATCAGGACTTACGCAACTGGCACACATATTTTCTGCGATGGCAGTCAATAGTCAATAGTCAATAGTCAAGGGTAAAAAGTCAAGGTTTTTGGACTTTTGACTCTTGACTTTGGACGATTTTTGTCAAAAATATATGACAATGCGCGTAAGTCCTAATTATGTTCAGTTAATTATAGTCATGATTAAATTTCGCGCTTAGACAAACAAACACAGAGATGGTGAGATTTTATATATTAATGTGACTCGGATAAAATTATTACTCATCAATCTGCTGCATTTTTAAAATTGAAACAATTTCGCTTGTATATATTTCTGTTAAAAACTCATCTTTAGTTAGATTTAGCCATTCATATCCTGATGCAAATTTAGCAGCGGCACGCAGATTCATCAAGGCATGGGGAGAATCAGTAATGATTTTCAGGCTTTCCATATAAGGGATATGGTATTGATTAAATAGCTCCTCGATAATTTGCTCTTTTGAGGTCATAATCAGCAGTACTTTGCCATATTCTATGCGAACTTCCTCATAAAAATTTTCATCTACTCGAACCAAACCAAACTCAACAGCACCATCATTCAGAAGACGAAACATGAATGGTTGAAGAAGTTGTTTGAGGTAATTTTTATTTAACCATGAACTTTCAAATGTTTTTTCTTCATTGATTGACAAAACAAATAGTAATTCCGAATCGAACACGCTATCAACAATATCCCATAGCAAGGTTTCCAGACAGTCAACTGAGACGGAGGCAATTATTAGAGTCCGATAAGACGGATATTGAGAGGGTAATTTAGTGTAGCCGTTTGTGGGTGAAAATACGTTGCCGTTATTGTCGGCGAGGATTGCAATACCGATAGGCACTTTAAAATTAGACTGCACTTGAATTCATTTTCCTGAAATAAGGGAGGTGGTTTTGGACACTAGTAACATTGATAGCACAGCTAACCTAGTGATATTACAGCAGGATTATAAATACAACAGCTATATTAACCAAAAATCCTATCCGTAGATGAATTGTCAAAACCTGCCTAACCCGCTACTACATAACTAATGGCGCTACAAACTAGGTTATAAGCATGGAAACCAAACAGCTAGGAAAAACGGGTGTCTTTGTGAGTGCAATTGGCTTGGGTGGAATGCCGATGTCAATTTATAATCGCCCTCCCGAATCACAATCAATTTCAGTTATTCATCGGGCATTGGATTTGGGTGTTACATTCATTGATACTGCTGACTCCTACTGCAAAGATGAATCAGACAAACATCACAATGAACGCCTGATACAGCAAGCACTTGCTACTTACAAAGGTGATATCAGCCATGTAGTTGTGGCAACTAAAGGCGGTTTGATGCGTCCAGATGGCAACTGGACACGCAATGGCAACCCGGAACATTTGCGTCAAACAATTCGTGTCAGCTTTGAGGCTTTGGGTGAAAATAAACCCATTGATGTTTGGCAATATCACTCACCTGATCCTAACTACACCATTGAAGAATCCCTGACACCCGTCAAAGAAGCAGTAGAAGCTGGTTTAATTCGGTTCGTGGGAGTTTCTAACTTTTCCGTGGAACAAATTAAGCGGGCGCGAGATGTAGTGGATATTGTCTCAGTGCAAAATCAATACAGCCCTTGGGAACGACAGCCAGAAATTGACGGTGTATTGAAATATTGCCAAGAGGAAGGATTGACCTTTTTGCCTTGGAGTCCCTTCGGTGGTAGTCGTCGCCATCAGAATTTGCAAGATATTCCAGCGATCGCGCTTTTAGCCAAAGAAAAAGGCGTATCAGTTTATAATATAGTCCTAGCCTGGTTGCGTTCCAAGTCGCCTACTATTTTGCCAATTCCTGGTGCTAGCCAGATTTCCAGCATCGAAGATTCAGTGCGTGCAATCAATGTGAAACTATCCCAAGAAGAAGTACAAAGAATTGATAGAGCAACATCAACAAGTTAAGAGTTAAGAGTTAGGAGTTAGGAGTTAGGAGTTAGGAGTTAAGAGTTAGGAGTTAAGAGTTAGGAGTTAAGAGTTAGGAGTTAGGAGTTAGGAGTTAGTTTTTATTCTCCTTGTCCCCCCATCTCCCTCATCCCCCTCATCCCCCCACCCCCCCATCTCCCCATCTCCCTCATCACGGTTACTCAATTTGGGGTACAATCAAAAGCCTGCCAATAAATCATGATGCTTGCTGACAGGAGTTATTTCTTATGGCCCGGATGTACTACGACGAAGATGGCAATTTAGACCTTTTCGCGGGAAAAACCATTGCAATTATCGGCTATGGTTCCCAAGGTCATGCTCACGCCCTGAATTTAAAAGATAGTGGTTTGGATGTGATTGTAGGACTCTATCCGGGCAGTAAGTCAACAGAAAAAGCCCAAGCCGCTGGCTTAACTGTGAAAAATGTCGCAGATGCGGCTAATGCTGCTGACTTTATCATGATTTTGTTGCCTGATGA
Above is a window of Nostoc sp. UHCC 0702 DNA encoding:
- the gcvH gene encoding glycine cleavage system protein GcvH, with translation MSEYPEDLRYLDTHEYVRLDGEIATIGITEFAVKELGDIVFVELPDIDEALEKKEIFGSIESVKAVESLKSPVTGTVVERNEPLIDHPEAVSDDPYGEGWLLKVRVDDPDEIEDALTADEYRALVEGQ
- the gcvT gene encoding glycine cleavage system aminomethyltransferase GcvT yields the protein MTNTEDIAQTLARTPLYQLGVELKARLTSFGGWEMPVQFSGISREHEAVRNTAGMFDISHMGKFTLQGKNLISQLQSLVPSDLNRLQPGQAQYTVLLNPQGGIIDDIIVYYQGEDTTGIQRALIIVNAATTGKDKAWLSQHLDLNELQFQDLSPEKVLIAVQGPKAISYLQPFVEEDLQPIKAFAHVQATVLGQPGFIARTGYTGEDGFEVMVDPDVGVELWQNLYKAGVIPCGLGARDTLRLEAAMALYGQDIDDSTTPLEAGLGWVVHLDTKGDFIGRAVLEQQKATKVQRRLVGLQMQGRNIARHGYQVLSAGKIIGEVTSGTISPTLGYPIALAYVPTKLATIGQELEVEIRGKAYPAVVVKRPFYRSKTKG
- a CDS encoding pentapeptide repeat-containing protein, with amino-acid sequence MKYWQLLASFVLAMVLFLFPLSAQAASSSSISRSAGEELKGKDYSGQSLVGIEFTNLDLENANFSNADLRGGVFNGTVLEGVNLHGVDFSEGIAYLTKFKGGDLSDAVFRDAMMLRSTFDNVDINGADFTNAVLDGVQVKKLCTKASGVNSKTGVDTRQSLGCK
- a CDS encoding aldo/keto reductase, which codes for METKQLGKTGVFVSAIGLGGMPMSIYNRPPESQSISVIHRALDLGVTFIDTADSYCKDESDKHHNERLIQQALATYKGDISHVVVATKGGLMRPDGNWTRNGNPEHLRQTIRVSFEALGENKPIDVWQYHSPDPNYTIEESLTPVKEAVEAGLIRFVGVSNFSVEQIKRARDVVDIVSVQNQYSPWERQPEIDGVLKYCQEEGLTFLPWSPFGGSRRHQNLQDIPAIALLAKEKGVSVYNIVLAWLRSKSPTILPIPGASQISSIEDSVRAINVKLSQEEVQRIDRATSTS